Proteins from a single region of Candidatus Saccharibacteria bacterium:
- the der gene encoding ribosome biogenesis GTPase Der, with the protein MASKLPTVAIIGQANVGKSSLFNRMVRAQQAIVAREAGTTRDNVLGRVEHKHHNFWLVDTAGLKDPNDDFEASIQEQIQEAAEAADVILVVVDSSQYVSDQDRTVAKKALKSKKPVLLVTNKADLKTSLPADEFKRLGIKQIIRTSAEHNSGIVDVLDEIVELIPAKHEETPDEILRVALIGRPNVGKSNLFNTLAGKQQALVANIAGTTRDVNRVSIRYGARDIELLDTAGMRKPGKQEVGIEKFSVLRTLQAIEEADVCLLLMDVNELNTQLDQRLAGIIDEAGKGLVLVISKWDAVEDKDAYTRDALAPKIARTFNFIPWAPLIFTSSVTGQNVTKLFDLALDIDARRKQETKTRVLNDMLQKATQKHPPAGLKNTHPKLRYMVQTDTTPPWFVIYGSNLKFVHWSYKRYLERLVRETYNYAGTPIKFSFRDEKQIKANRENERAEKEKLAQKTDEQ; encoded by the coding sequence ATGGCTTCAAAACTACCAACAGTAGCAATTATCGGTCAAGCGAACGTCGGCAAGAGTTCGCTTTTTAATCGCATGGTTCGTGCACAGCAGGCTATTGTGGCCCGCGAAGCCGGCACCACCCGCGACAATGTCCTTGGTCGTGTCGAGCACAAACACCACAATTTTTGGCTCGTCGATACAGCAGGACTAAAAGACCCTAACGACGATTTCGAAGCATCTATTCAAGAGCAGATCCAAGAAGCCGCCGAGGCAGCCGATGTTATTTTGGTTGTCGTCGACAGCAGCCAGTATGTCAGCGACCAAGACCGCACTGTCGCTAAAAAAGCACTCAAATCTAAAAAGCCAGTCCTCCTTGTTACAAACAAGGCCGATCTTAAAACAAGCTTGCCAGCCGACGAATTTAAACGCCTCGGTATCAAGCAGATTATCCGCACCTCTGCCGAGCACAACAGCGGTATTGTCGACGTTCTCGACGAAATTGTCGAGCTTATTCCCGCAAAACACGAAGAGACACCAGATGAAATCCTACGCGTCGCACTTATCGGGCGTCCGAACGTTGGCAAATCAAACTTATTCAACACGCTCGCCGGCAAGCAGCAAGCGCTTGTTGCTAATATTGCTGGAACAACTCGCGATGTTAACCGTGTTTCTATCCGTTATGGTGCCCGCGATATCGAGCTTTTAGACACCGCCGGTATGCGAAAACCAGGCAAACAAGAGGTAGGAATCGAGAAGTTTAGCGTGCTTCGAACGCTTCAGGCTATCGAAGAAGCAGATGTTTGTCTGCTCCTTATGGATGTTAACGAACTCAATACTCAGCTCGACCAACGCCTTGCGGGTATTATCGATGAAGCAGGCAAGGGGCTTGTGCTTGTTATTAGCAAGTGGGATGCTGTCGAAGACAAAGACGCGTATACTCGCGACGCCTTGGCACCAAAAATCGCTCGCACATTTAACTTTATTCCTTGGGCACCGCTTATCTTTACTAGCAGCGTTACTGGCCAAAACGTTACTAAACTGTTCGATCTCGCACTCGATATCGATGCTCGCCGCAAGCAAGAGACCAAGACTCGTGTTCTTAACGACATGCTACAAAAGGCAACTCAAAAACACCCGCCAGCAGGCCTAAAGAACACCCATCCAAAGCTTCGCTACATGGTACAAACCGACACCACTCCGCCATGGTTTGTTATTTACGGATCAAACCTAAAGTTCGTTCACTGGAGCTACAAGCGTTACCTAGAGCGCCTTGTCCGTGAAACCTACAACTACGCTGGAACGCCTATTAAATTCTCTTTCCGCGACGAAAAGCAAATCAAAGCCAATCGCGAAAACGAACGCGCCGAAAAAGAAAAACTCGCCCAAAAAACAGACGAGCAATAA
- a CDS encoding aminoacyl-tRNA hydrolase codes for MKIVFAQGNPGAEYSRTRHNVGFLMVDTYAHAHNADFTRKAKFQADIAEISVKGEKVLLVKPTTFYNETGQSARALLDFYKLDPSKDFLVIHDDLALPFGTIRTRDKGRDAGNNGIKSLNAHIGEHHNRIRVGIYNELRDRMPDADFVLARFSENENNALTDVYKHVLPFIDGFIADSFHLTKVTLEKN; via the coding sequence ATGAAAATCGTTTTTGCACAAGGCAACCCTGGCGCCGAATACTCCCGCACCCGTCACAATGTCGGTTTTTTAATGGTCGACACCTATGCGCATGCGCATAACGCCGATTTCACCCGCAAGGCAAAGTTCCAGGCGGATATCGCCGAAATCTCCGTAAAGGGCGAAAAAGTTCTCCTCGTAAAGCCAACGACTTTCTATAACGAAACAGGCCAATCCGCCCGGGCTTTATTAGACTTTTACAAGCTCGATCCTAGCAAGGACTTTCTCGTGATCCACGACGACCTCGCATTGCCATTTGGCACTATCCGTACACGCGACAAAGGCCGCGACGCTGGCAATAACGGGATTAAATCACTCAACGCTCACATTGGCGAGCATCACAACCGCATTCGCGTCGGCATTTACAACGAACTCCGCGACCGCATGCCTGACGCCGATTTTGTATTGGCGCGTTTTAGCGAAAACGAAAATAACGCCCTTACGGACGTCTATAAACATGTACTGCCTTTTATCGACGGCTTTATTGCCGACTCATTTCATCTTACAAAGGTGACGCTAGAAAAAAACTAG
- a CDS encoding ZIP family metal transporter — MTMLLMILAIILGSAISLAGGIALIRVKKRRQAALLMTMPFGAGALLAAAFFDLLPESFEIADPATMLMYALAGFIFFFIMERCGTWFHHHHDHGQIEAKVVQQRRLVVLGDLTHNIIDGLAIGAAFLVSVPTGIITTLAVSAHEIPKEVGTFALLLSRGWRGKTVILANIATALGTVFAAVLVYILAKDVEEFVAPLLALTSGFFIYVAASDIIPDIHEQPQRIGTIQAAMLVIGVIAVGSLITLLGV, encoded by the coding sequence ATGACTATGCTACTTATGATCCTTGCTATTATTTTGGGAAGTGCTATTTCGCTCGCAGGCGGAATCGCGCTTATTCGTGTTAAAAAGCGTCGCCAGGCCGCGTTGCTTATGACGATGCCTTTTGGTGCTGGTGCGCTACTTGCGGCTGCGTTTTTTGATCTTTTGCCCGAATCGTTTGAAATCGCCGATCCGGCAACGATGCTCATGTATGCCCTTGCTGGTTTTATCTTCTTTTTTATTATGGAACGCTGCGGAACATGGTTTCACCACCATCATGATCACGGACAGATTGAGGCGAAAGTTGTGCAGCAGCGCCGATTGGTAGTGCTTGGCGATCTTACGCATAATATTATCGATGGACTTGCAATAGGCGCGGCGTTTCTTGTGAGCGTGCCGACGGGTATTATTACGACGCTTGCGGTTTCGGCCCATGAAATTCCTAAAGAAGTAGGGACATTTGCATTGCTTCTTTCTCGTGGCTGGCGTGGAAAAACGGTTATTCTTGCAAATATTGCCACTGCCCTAGGAACGGTGTTCGCGGCCGTGTTGGTGTATATACTGGCAAAAGATGTCGAGGAGTTTGTAGCGCCCCTTCTAGCGTTAACATCAGGCTTCTTTATTTACGTGGCGGCAAGTGATATTATCCCCGATATCCACGAACAGCCGCAGCGAATCGGTACGATTCAGGCGGCCATGCTTGTTATTGGAGTTATTGCCGTCGGTAGTTTGATTACACTTCTTGGCGTGTAG
- the dprA gene encoding DNA-protecting protein DprA yields MSTVFATKSMKINISTPDKHEYLVPLGTIPKPPKNMFFRGSIPVDRLPTVAIVGTRKPTSYGVEVAHKLSYDLAKRGVIIVSGLALGTDAIVHRAALEAGGKTIAILANSVEHIYPRSHATLGEQIIEKGGAIMSEYAPPTEPRTYQFLARNRLVSGISDAIIIVEAAKRSGTLSTAMHALEQGREVFVVPGNITSPLSAGCNALLKQGAQPATCAEDILEVIAPQLQQIQTTLPLGSNPLESKIISLLQTGLRDGDELQRASSENAIAFNQALTMMEINGIIRPLGGNQWTLQ; encoded by the coding sequence ATGTCAACAGTTTTTGCCACAAAATCTATGAAAATCAATATATCCACCCCTGATAAGCATGAGTATTTAGTGCCGCTCGGCACGATACCAAAGCCTCCAAAAAATATGTTTTTTAGAGGCAGTATCCCTGTTGATCGATTGCCGACGGTTGCTATTGTAGGTACTCGAAAGCCTACGTCTTATGGGGTAGAAGTAGCACACAAGCTTTCTTACGATCTTGCAAAACGTGGCGTAATTATAGTTAGCGGTCTCGCACTCGGAACCGATGCGATCGTCCACCGCGCGGCGCTGGAGGCGGGCGGAAAAACCATTGCTATTCTCGCAAATAGCGTCGAACACATCTATCCAAGATCCCACGCCACCCTAGGTGAGCAGATTATCGAAAAGGGCGGGGCGATCATGAGCGAATATGCGCCACCAACCGAACCGCGAACCTATCAGTTCTTGGCACGCAACCGGCTCGTTAGCGGCATTTCCGACGCTATTATTATAGTAGAGGCTGCAAAACGCAGCGGCACGCTTTCTACCGCCATGCATGCACTCGAGCAAGGCCGTGAAGTATTTGTTGTGCCAGGCAATATCACCAGCCCGCTTTCGGCCGGGTGTAACGCATTATTAAAACAAGGCGCGCAACCCGCTACCTGCGCCGAGGACATTCTTGAGGTTATCGCACCTCAATTGCAACAAATACAAACGACTCTACCTCTAGGCTCTAATCCACTTGAGAGCAAAATTATATCCTTACTCCAAACAGGCCTTCGCGATGGCGACGAGCTACAGCGGGCCAGCAGCGAAAATGCTATCGCGTTTAATCAAGCACTCACGATGATGGAAATAAATGGAATTATCCGGCCGCTCGGTGGCAACCAGTGGACGCTTCAATAG
- the topA gene encoding type I DNA topoisomerase — MSKNLVIVESPAKAKTIEKYLGKDFVVKSSIGHIRGLPSKNGSVDVVNKFAPRFEINADKKKTIAELRREVKAADTVWLASDEDREGEAIAWHLAEVLKLDPKTTKRIVFHEITKNALDEAVKNPRTIDMPLVEAQQARQSLDYLVGFELSPVLWRKVRPQLSAGRVQSVAVRLIVEREAEINAHEPESTFKLTAEFLLEDGTVLPATSAKKHQTADDVRKILEEFAKSNFTVADIAKKPGTRSPSAPFTTSTLQQEASNKLGFSPRNTMSLAQRLYESGLITYMRTDSVNLSAQALGAMTSFIKGTYGENYHQFRTFKSKSANAQEAHEAIRPTDITKEFAGGDEQQKKLYNLIWRRTLASQMAQASLEKTTITVKASESKELMEAKGEIVVFDGFLKVYGRSGDDVLLPEVNKNDPLTLKSAEAIESLSRGPARYTEASLVRKLEEMGIGRPSTYASTINTVQTRGYVERGELEGVEKEITKLSLKNGEISQKTEKIQYGKDTNKLFPTDTGKVVTDFLVKHFEKVMDYDFTKSVEAELDEIAIGKKDRVKVLTEFYTPFHKLVLESADISRAEATQTRHIGDDPKTGLPIFARFGRYGPMLQKGEQSDDPKPVFAPLPAGSKIETVTLAQALEMFKLPRLVGETADGKEIKANIGRFGPYIVVDKLFVSIKPHDPQSITLDEARELYEAKLKSEAEKNIADFGDGVKVLNGRYGPYITNGKTNAKIPKGTEPQSITHEQAKELLSQAPAKTARRKIVRRKQS; from the coding sequence ATGAGCAAAAATCTTGTTATCGTAGAGTCGCCAGCAAAGGCAAAAACAATCGAAAAGTACCTTGGCAAGGACTTTGTTGTTAAGAGTAGCATCGGCCACATTCGTGGACTACCAAGTAAGAATGGTAGTGTTGACGTTGTCAATAAGTTTGCGCCGCGTTTCGAAATTAACGCCGATAAAAAGAAAACTATCGCCGAACTGCGCCGCGAAGTAAAAGCCGCCGACACCGTTTGGCTTGCAAGCGATGAAGACCGCGAAGGAGAGGCGATTGCCTGGCACCTGGCGGAAGTTCTAAAGCTCGATCCTAAAACTACCAAACGAATCGTTTTTCATGAAATTACAAAAAACGCACTCGATGAGGCGGTAAAAAATCCCCGTACTATAGATATGCCCCTTGTGGAAGCCCAGCAAGCTCGTCAATCCCTTGACTATCTTGTAGGTTTTGAACTTTCGCCTGTATTATGGCGTAAAGTCCGCCCACAACTTTCGGCTGGCCGCGTGCAAAGCGTCGCCGTGCGCCTTATTGTCGAACGCGAAGCCGAAATCAACGCACACGAGCCAGAATCTACCTTTAAACTTACCGCTGAATTCCTTCTAGAGGATGGCACGGTACTTCCGGCGACGAGCGCTAAAAAACACCAAACCGCAGATGATGTTCGCAAAATCCTTGAAGAATTTGCCAAAAGCAACTTTACAGTAGCCGATATCGCGAAAAAACCAGGAACGCGCAGTCCTTCGGCACCATTCACCACCAGCACCTTACAGCAAGAGGCAAGCAATAAACTTGGTTTTAGCCCGCGCAACACCATGAGTCTCGCGCAGCGCTTGTACGAATCTGGTCTTATCACTTATATGCGTACCGACTCGGTTAATCTCTCGGCGCAAGCGCTTGGCGCCATGACCAGCTTTATCAAGGGGACATACGGCGAAAACTACCACCAATTCCGCACGTTCAAATCAAAGTCAGCCAACGCCCAAGAAGCCCACGAAGCTATCCGCCCAACAGATATAACCAAAGAGTTTGCTGGCGGCGACGAACAGCAGAAGAAGCTCTATAACCTTATTTGGCGCCGCACGCTTGCCTCGCAAATGGCGCAGGCATCCCTTGAAAAAACCACAATCACCGTTAAGGCTTCTGAGAGCAAAGAGCTTATGGAGGCCAAGGGCGAGATCGTTGTCTTCGATGGCTTTTTAAAGGTGTATGGCCGCAGTGGCGACGACGTTCTACTACCAGAAGTAAACAAGAACGACCCTTTGACGCTAAAAAGCGCCGAAGCTATCGAAAGCCTTTCGCGCGGACCAGCCCGCTACACCGAGGCCAGCCTCGTGCGCAAGCTTGAAGAAATGGGTATCGGCCGCCCATCTACCTATGCCAGTACGATTAACACCGTACAAACCCGCGGCTATGTTGAGCGCGGCGAGCTAGAAGGTGTCGAGAAAGAAATTACTAAACTCAGCCTAAAAAACGGCGAAATTAGCCAAAAAACCGAGAAAATCCAGTACGGTAAAGACACCAACAAGCTATTTCCAACAGATACAGGCAAGGTTGTTACCGACTTCCTGGTGAAGCACTTCGAAAAGGTAATGGACTACGACTTCACGAAATCTGTCGAGGCAGAGCTCGACGAAATCGCGATTGGCAAAAAAGACCGCGTAAAAGTACTGACTGAATTCTACACGCCGTTTCATAAACTCGTACTAGAAAGTGCTGATATTTCGCGCGCCGAGGCCACTCAAACCCGCCATATCGGCGACGATCCAAAAACAGGGCTTCCTATCTTTGCACGTTTTGGCCGTTATGGCCCAATGCTCCAAAAAGGCGAGCAGTCCGACGACCCAAAGCCAGTATTCGCACCACTTCCTGCTGGTAGCAAAATTGAAACCGTCACCCTTGCGCAGGCACTCGAGATGTTCAAGCTGCCACGCCTCGTTGGCGAAACGGCCGATGGCAAAGAAATCAAGGCAAATATTGGCCGTTTTGGACCGTATATTGTCGTCGACAAGCTTTTTGTCAGTATTAAACCGCACGATCCGCAATCGATCACCCTCGATGAAGCGCGCGAGCTGTACGAGGCAAAGCTTAAGTCTGAAGCCGAGAAAAACATTGCCGACTTTGGCGATGGTGTTAAAGTATTAAATGGACGCTATGGGCCATATATTACCAATGGCAAAACAAACGCCAAGATTCCAAAGGGGACAGAGCCGCAATCTATCACCCACGAACAGGCAAAAGAGCTTCTTTCGCAGGCGCCTGCCAAAACGGCACGCCGTAAAATAGTTCGTCGCAAGCAATCATAA
- a CDS encoding type IV secretion system DNA-binding domain-containing protein — translation MTGNDAIDENISAFGLTNFRGINHQFGMLRYDRSRHVYIIGQTGAGKSGTLELFALSDIFHGQGYAIIDPHGDFAVDNMRFIPGSRVEDVVYFNPADTAFPLGFNPLEVTDPAHKTNISSEVIGVLKRMFGESWGPRLEYILRYTILALLDRPETTMLDITRMLTDKKFRKETLSYCTDTVVLQFWNIEFASWTEKFQAEAIAPVLNKVGAFTANPVIRNIIGQPKSTFNIREIMDEGKILVVNLSKGLIGEDNASILGAFMVTKIQLAAMSRSDIVDIKDRRPFYLYVDEFQNFATDSFATILSEARKYGLNLTVANQYISQMSDTVRNAVFGNVGTMISFRVSADDAPILSKQFEPQFESNDLLQMHNRHFIINMVINGEKAPAFSATTLTLPPPQIDNTGRIIEHTRKHYSRTREEVEKEISDAIQPPQKQQQAAPKPIAPQQWPANALGSDITPDTVIDASQQASVTAGEQTAPSAVTNEAIAPTNGEEPPKKKKRTRKRKRKSASSATGETTLPPVVPTEAPASPVPTSTPERPSAEPKELSGEGEIKLR, via the coding sequence ATTACCGGCAACGACGCTATCGACGAGAACATTAGTGCCTTCGGTCTCACTAATTTTCGCGGTATTAATCACCAGTTTGGTATGCTCCGTTACGACAGATCGCGACATGTTTATATTATCGGTCAAACCGGTGCAGGTAAGTCGGGTACGCTGGAACTTTTTGCGCTTTCAGATATTTTTCATGGCCAAGGCTATGCCATTATCGACCCGCACGGTGACTTTGCCGTTGACAACATGCGCTTCATACCAGGTTCGCGTGTCGAAGATGTGGTCTACTTTAACCCAGCCGACACAGCTTTTCCACTTGGGTTCAACCCCCTCGAGGTGACCGACCCCGCGCACAAGACCAACATTAGCTCCGAGGTTATCGGAGTACTTAAGCGTATGTTTGGCGAAAGCTGGGGCCCGCGTCTTGAATACATTTTACGTTATACCATCTTGGCGCTACTTGATAGGCCCGAGACAACCATGCTCGATATCACCCGTATGCTTACCGACAAAAAGTTCCGTAAAGAAACACTTAGCTATTGTACCGACACTGTGGTATTGCAATTTTGGAACATAGAATTTGCCAGTTGGACAGAAAAATTTCAGGCCGAAGCTATCGCGCCGGTACTCAACAAGGTAGGTGCATTCACCGCCAACCCTGTTATTCGTAATATCATTGGGCAGCCAAAAAGCACCTTTAACATCCGCGAGATCATGGACGAGGGAAAGATTCTCGTCGTAAACCTCTCTAAGGGTCTTATTGGCGAAGACAACGCCTCTATTCTTGGCGCGTTTATGGTAACTAAAATCCAGCTTGCCGCCATGAGTAGGTCTGATATTGTCGATATTAAAGACCGTCGTCCGTTCTACCTGTACGTCGACGAGTTTCAAAACTTTGCGACCGATTCGTTTGCGACCATTCTTTCCGAGGCTCGTAAGTACGGCCTTAACCTTACCGTTGCCAACCAGTATATTTCACAGATGAGCGACACCGTGCGAAACGCTGTGTTTGGTAACGTTGGTACTATGATTTCATTCCGCGTCTCGGCCGACGACGCCCCAATCCTCTCGAAACAGTTCGAACCGCAGTTCGAATCGAACGACCTCCTACAGATGCACAACCGTCACTTTATTATCAACATGGTAATAAACGGCGAGAAGGCACCGGCCTTTAGCGCCACAACACTTACGCTGCCACCGCCACAGATAGACAACACCGGTCGTATTATCGAACACACACGCAAACACTACAGTCGCACCAGGGAAGAAGTAGAGAAAGAGATTTCTGACGCTATTCAGCCGCCACAAAAACAGCAGCAGGCAGCGCCAAAGCCAATTGCACCGCAGCAGTGGCCTGCAAACGCATTAGGGAGTGATATTACCCCAGATACAGTCATAGACGCCTCTCAGCAGGCGAGCGTAACGGCAGGCGAGCAGACAGCTCCTTCAGCAGTTACAAACGAGGCGATAGCTCCCACAAACGGCGAAGAGCCTCCAAAAAAGAAAAAACGTACACGCAAGCGCAAACGCAAATCAGCTTCGTCAGCCACAGGCGAAACCACACTCCCCCCTGTTGTCCCTACCGAAGCGCCAGCAAGCCCCGTCCCAACATCCACGCCAGAGAGGCCTAGCGCAGAGCCAAAAGAACTTAGCGGCGAAGGTGAGATCAAGCTAAGATAA
- a CDS encoding UDP-N-acetylglucosamine--N-acetylmuramyl-(pentapeptide) pyrophosphoryl-undecaprenol N-acetylglucosamine transferase yields the protein MKILAVGGGSGGHVTPVVAVLRELKRRHPKAEIRFWCDRKFAPQARSIMGHFDKTVPVQTIFSGKFRRYHNLPVWRQLLRPVSIIMPNIRDGFFVICGFIQSMIKLLLWRPDVVFTKGGFVCLPVGLAAKLLKIPLVIHDSDAHPGLTNRVLAKWATQIATGAPLKHYPYPKEITRYVGIPISTEFTPINEETRRDIKKDLGFDPRRPLVVVTGGGLGARRINDAVAKRLDEILEIASVILISGNDQYDEMRAVTPEADDRFQLHAFVSSGMASMLGAADVVVTRAGATTLLELAALARPTILVPNGYLTGGHQLKNAAAYAENGAVEVIDEHELEANPQLLVDMLTSLLVNPEQLKRMSKAFHEFAKPNAAIEMADMIESAAK from the coding sequence ATGAAAATATTGGCAGTCGGCGGGGGGTCGGGCGGTCACGTTACGCCAGTAGTCGCAGTTCTTCGCGAACTTAAAAGGCGGCATCCAAAGGCCGAGATTCGATTCTGGTGCGATCGTAAATTCGCACCTCAGGCGCGAAGTATCATGGGTCACTTCGACAAGACAGTTCCGGTGCAGACTATTTTTTCTGGTAAATTCCGCCGGTACCACAACCTTCCGGTGTGGCGGCAGTTGCTAAGGCCAGTTTCGATTATTATGCCGAACATTCGTGACGGGTTCTTTGTTATCTGCGGGTTTATTCAAAGCATGATCAAACTACTGTTATGGCGTCCCGACGTTGTGTTTACAAAAGGCGGGTTTGTATGTTTGCCAGTAGGACTTGCCGCTAAACTTTTGAAGATACCTCTGGTTATTCATGATTCCGATGCGCATCCTGGCCTTACGAACCGCGTGCTTGCAAAGTGGGCTACGCAGATTGCAACTGGCGCACCCCTAAAGCACTACCCCTACCCAAAAGAGATTACCCGCTATGTTGGGATTCCTATTAGCACAGAGTTTACGCCAATCAACGAAGAAACTCGTAGGGATATTAAAAAGGACCTAGGTTTTGACCCAAGGCGCCCGCTTGTTGTTGTTACCGGGGGTGGATTAGGCGCCCGAAGGATTAACGATGCTGTTGCAAAGCGTCTCGACGAAATTCTTGAAATCGCCTCTGTTATTTTAATCTCGGGCAATGATCAGTACGATGAAATGCGTGCGGTGACACCAGAGGCCGACGACAGGTTTCAGCTCCATGCGTTTGTAAGTAGCGGTATGGCGAGTATGCTTGGAGCGGCCGATGTTGTCGTGACACGCGCTGGTGCAACGACGCTTCTAGAACTCGCCGCACTTGCTCGGCCGACTATTCTTGTGCCAAATGGCTACCTTACTGGCGGGCATCAGCTAAAGAATGCCGCCGCCTATGCTGAAAACGGCGCCGTAGAGGTTATCGACGAACACGAGCTCGAGGCGAATCCACAACTACTTGTCGATATGTTAACGTCGCTACTCGTTAATCCCGAACAGCTTAAGCGCATGAGTAAGGCGTTCCATGAATTTGCCAAGCCCAACGCCGCTATTGAAATGGCGGATATGATCGAAAGCGCAGCAAAATAA
- a CDS encoding FtsW/RodA/SpoVE family cell cycle protein: MRVGRRLGALGENVQDAIQRRHRPDYKIVLYMGLLMLLGLIIMYAIGPQRANVLNNAYGTDFYTSTYFFIKQTVSLLLALGMFIALAVIPFDVLRKNAVKILLAGLAACVLLFFSGDLLGLGIAQCTLGACRWFDLGPLGSIQPAELLKFGLLVFVAGFLGTRMKQGLVNDLHKTLIPLGILILISAILVIGIQRDMGTGIAMLAIVSSMLMVANVSKRVGVFLLAGAIALGVVMIIIAPHRMERITTFLAGDASENIAVDDANYHITHAKIAIGSGGLFGVGIGNSVQATGYLPEAINDSVFAIMGETFGFVGLVVILLLFSALLMRLLKVADHLTNPWMKLAVAGVFGWLGSHVILNVAAMIGVFPLTGITLPLLSFGGTSMIFIAGALGLAFQLSRYTVYGPVNKEDRNENIGSRRGVGRSRYASSRSSSRT; encoded by the coding sequence ATGAGGGTGGGACGACGACTAGGCGCGCTAGGCGAAAACGTGCAAGATGCTATTCAGCGTCGTCATCGTCCTGATTATAAAATCGTCCTCTATATGGGACTTCTCATGCTTTTGGGGCTTATTATCATGTACGCAATCGGCCCCCAGAGGGCAAATGTTCTAAACAATGCGTATGGCACCGATTTTTACACAAGTACGTACTTTTTTATAAAACAGACAGTCAGTTTATTGCTTGCGCTAGGTATGTTTATAGCGCTTGCCGTCATTCCGTTTGATGTTCTTCGGAAAAATGCTGTTAAGATACTTTTAGCTGGGCTTGCGGCATGTGTGCTGCTGTTTTTCTCGGGTGATTTATTAGGCCTGGGTATCGCGCAGTGTACGCTGGGTGCGTGCCGCTGGTTTGATTTGGGACCGCTAGGAAGTATCCAGCCGGCGGAATTGCTAAAGTTTGGCCTCCTTGTGTTTGTGGCGGGCTTTTTAGGGACACGCATGAAGCAGGGGCTTGTTAACGACCTACATAAGACCCTGATTCCACTAGGTATCCTTATTCTCATATCAGCAATTCTTGTTATTGGTATACAGCGCGATATGGGCACGGGTATTGCAATGCTCGCAATCGTATCAAGCATGCTTATGGTGGCAAATGTAAGCAAGAGGGTAGGGGTATTCCTGCTTGCAGGGGCCATTGCTCTTGGGGTTGTGATGATTATTATCGCGCCTCACCGCATGGAGCGCATAACGACCTTTTTGGCTGGCGACGCGAGCGAAAATATAGCCGTCGATGACGCGAATTATCACATTACCCATGCAAAGATTGCTATTGGTAGTGGGGGACTGTTCGGTGTAGGCATAGGCAATAGTGTACAGGCGACAGGGTACCTGCCCGAGGCTATTAACGACTCGGTTTTTGCGATCATGGGAGAGACATTCGGATTTGTAGGGCTGGTGGTAATTCTTCTGCTATTTTCTGCGTTACTTATGCGGTTACTCAAGGTAGCCGATCATCTTACGAACCCGTGGATGAAACTGGCGGTGGCTGGCGTGTTCGGATGGCTGGGCTCGCATGTTATATTGAATGTAGCGGCAATGATAGGGGTATTTCCATTAACGGGAATAACGCTCCCTCTTCTCAGCTTTGGTGGCACGAGCATGATATTCATTGCCGGCGCCTTGGGGCTAGCATTCCAGTTGTCGCGTTATACCGTTTATGGACCTGTAAATAAGGAGGATCGAAATGAAAATATTGGCAGTCGGCGGGGGGTCGGGCGGTCACGTTACGCCAGTAGTCGCAGTTCTTCGCGAACTTAA